The proteins below come from a single Iocasia fonsfrigidae genomic window:
- a CDS encoding ABC transporter ATP-binding protein has translation MLKKFSSYYKKHWKLFVLDISCAFLMSGLDLVFPIFIQKLVDTYFPDRNFTIAARLVFILIVLYLFRFILQYIVHFWGHVVGIRMETDMREEIFSHLQKLSFKFYDDNKVAYLMSRIVNDLNNISELAHHGPEDFFISVIMIIGSFLIMAGMSLKLALVTFMLLPLMIFFSLKLGQKMYIAFKDIREKVAEVNSIIEDSLSGIRVVKSFTNEGFEKKKFDEGNNQFRRSREYAMKNMARFHAGMNLFINLIRVVTLGAGTYFIYRGELSTGQLVAFLFYVNMFMQPIRRLVNFNEQLQRGMSGFSRFTNILAIKPQIEDKSDAIEMDDVKGKIKYQNVSFSYDNKSHVLKNINIEVEPGRTVAFVGPSGAGKTTICNLLPRFYEIDSGKIFIDGVDIKDIKLNSLRNNIGIVQQDVFLFNGTVRDNILYGNFKATDEEIVEAARKANAHQFIKNMENGYETEIGERGVKLSGGQKQRLSIARSFLKNPPILILDEATSSLDNQSEKIIQASLEELARGRTTLVIAHRLSTVKNADEILVLTDEGIVERGRHEELIKKENGVYKKLYQTEFNTELTAADSLF, from the coding sequence ATGTTAAAGAAATTTAGTAGTTATTATAAAAAACACTGGAAATTATTTGTACTGGATATTTCCTGTGCCTTTTTAATGTCAGGCTTAGATCTTGTTTTTCCAATCTTTATTCAGAAGCTAGTCGATACATATTTTCCAGATAGGAATTTTACTATAGCGGCTAGACTGGTGTTTATTCTTATAGTGCTTTATCTTTTTCGCTTTATTTTACAATATATAGTTCACTTCTGGGGTCATGTTGTTGGTATTAGGATGGAGACTGATATGAGGGAAGAGATTTTTAGCCATCTCCAGAAGCTTTCTTTTAAGTTTTATGATGATAATAAGGTTGCTTATCTTATGTCCCGAATTGTTAATGACCTTAATAATATTTCTGAGCTAGCTCATCATGGTCCTGAAGACTTTTTTATTTCTGTGATCATGATTATTGGTTCTTTCCTTATTATGGCTGGAATGAGTTTGAAACTGGCTTTGGTAACCTTTATGCTGCTGCCGCTGATGATATTCTTTTCTCTTAAATTGGGTCAAAAAATGTATATTGCCTTTAAAGATATCAGAGAAAAGGTTGCTGAGGTAAATTCTATTATTGAAGATAGCCTTAGTGGTATCAGGGTAGTTAAATCGTTTACTAATGAAGGTTTTGAAAAGAAGAAATTTGATGAAGGTAATAATCAGTTCCGCCGTTCCCGGGAATATGCCATGAAAAATATGGCCCGTTTTCATGCCGGGATGAACCTGTTTATCAATCTAATCAGGGTTGTTACACTTGGTGCTGGTACATATTTTATTTACCGGGGCGAATTGAGTACAGGTCAATTAGTAGCTTTTCTCTTTTATGTCAATATGTTTATGCAGCCGATAAGAAGGTTAGTAAATTTTAATGAGCAATTGCAGAGGGGTATGTCTGGTTTTAGCCGCTTTACCAATATACTGGCTATTAAACCGCAGATAGAAGATAAAAGTGATGCTATTGAAATGGATGATGTGAAGGGGAAAATTAAATATCAGAATGTTAGTTTTAGTTATGATAACAAATCACATGTACTAAAAAATATTAATATTGAAGTAGAACCAGGACGGACAGTAGCTTTTGTTGGCCCTTCTGGGGCCGGTAAAACAACTATTTGTAATCTGTTACCCCGTTTTTATGAGATAGATAGTGGTAAGATTTTTATAGATGGAGTAGATATAAAGGATATCAAACTCAATTCATTGCGGAATAATATCGGTATAGTACAACAGGATGTATTTTTGTTTAATGGGACTGTCAGGGATAATATCCTTTATGGAAATTTCAAAGCAACAGATGAAGAGATAGTTGAAGCAGCCAGGAAAGCCAATGCCCATCAATTCATTAAAAATATGGAAAATGGCTATGAAACAGAGATTGGTGAAAGAGGGGTCAAGCTCTCCGGGGGTCAGAAACAGAGATTATCGATTGCCAGGTCATTTTTAAAGAATCCACCGATTTTAATTTTAGATGAGGCCACTTCCTCACTGGATAATCAGAGTGAAAAGATAATCCAGGCTTCACTGGAAGAGTTAGCCAGAGGTAGGACAACACTGGTTATTGCCCACCGGCTTTCTACAGTGAAAAATGCTGACGAGATCCTTGTTCTGACTGATGAGGGTATTGTAGAAAGGGGCAGACATGAAGAACTCATCAAGAAAGAAAATGGTGTATATAAGAAATTGTATCAGACGGAATTTAATACTGAGTTAACGGCAGCTGATAGTTTGTTTTAG
- a CDS encoding DUF4198 domain-containing protein — MNMIKKGKIGIVWGLLLAMFFLFSGFVSAHSLWINSTDYAPSFYEKFGGMSKIYFGWGHRYPVADFPDVKGFKEISLFNEELGKKEIAPGEGGFLATSLSFEKPGFYTVYAAKKPGFYTMHVDNGKIHHKLGPKSGLKGVILSNYYEQYAKCLISVGETNDDSFAKPIGQKLEIIPLDNPYKFNASNGQFLRVKVLFDGKPAKFCKLYATYSGFSSSDDFAYATTTSSDGIAKIRITHWGPWLLKAQMKLPPEGEMSTKCNTLSYTATLTFEIP; from the coding sequence ATGAATATGATTAAAAAGGGTAAAATAGGTATTGTTTGGGGTTTGTTGTTAGCAATGTTTTTTTTGTTTTCTGGATTTGTGTCTGCTCATAGTCTGTGGATAAATTCTACAGATTATGCACCATCATTTTATGAAAAATTTGGAGGAATGAGTAAGATTTATTTTGGTTGGGGTCATCGTTATCCTGTAGCAGATTTTCCTGATGTTAAGGGATTTAAAGAAATTTCTCTATTTAATGAAGAATTAGGGAAAAAGGAAATTGCTCCAGGAGAGGGAGGGTTTTTAGCAACTTCGTTAAGTTTTGAAAAACCTGGTTTTTATACTGTTTATGCTGCAAAGAAACCAGGATTTTATACTATGCACGTCGATAACGGGAAAATCCATCATAAATTAGGGCCTAAAAGCGGTCTCAAGGGTGTTATTTTAAGTAATTACTATGAACAGTATGCTAAATGCTTAATATCTGTGGGTGAAACAAATGATGATTCTTTTGCTAAACCAATTGGTCAAAAATTAGAAATAATTCCCCTAGACAATCCCTATAAATTTAATGCAAGTAATGGACAGTTTTTACGAGTTAAGGTTTTATTTGATGGTAAACCAGCTAAATTTTGCAAATTATATGCTACTTACAGTGGCTTTTCTAGTAGTGATGATTTTGCCTATGCAACCACAACAAGTAGTGATGGTATAGCCAAAATAAGAATTACTCACTGGGGTCCATGGTTACTAAAAGCCCAGATGAAATTGCCCCCTGAAGGTGAAATGAGTACAAAATGCAATACATTAAGTTATACAGCTACTTTAACTTTTGAAATTCCCTAA
- the feoB gene encoding ferrous iron transport protein B: protein MKASKKNIAVAEKADELIVAIAGNPNSGKTSIFNQLTGTKQHVGNWPGVTVEKKEGYLNYKDLSLKIVDLPGIYSLGAYSEDELIAKDFLLSKGTDLVINVVDATNLERNLYLTTQLLEMGVQLILVLNMYDEVSKKNFNIDIEKLSDFLGVPVVRTIATKGKGINNLVARAVEEFRKDMAINFKIDYGNDIEREIAEIKAILDSNPGINRDYNTRYLAVGILEQDEHIIKEIEKEITNYSINRIRKSLESIETETGEESDALIVEKKYAFIHGLVNDVLKFPLINRNEISFSDRIDKIVTNRFLGLPVFFLIMWTLFKITFTLSNPISLFIKGFFVYLTDFLETFLPNIGGVVFLNSLFIDGIIAGVGAVLVYLPNIFLLFLCISILEDSGYMSRAAYVMDKIMQNFGLHGKSFIPLILGFGCNVTGVMAARTLENRDDRVITILINSFMSCSARLPVYIVFAAVFFPGKEGNVIFSLYVLGIVIAIFMAKFFRSFLFKNETGTFVMELPPYRLPGIRTILIHMWQRARTFIKKAGTIIFAVVILIWALASLPVGVAYASQESMIGRIADFLSPVFSPLGLGNWQATASLIFGVLAKEVVVAALGVVYSVGDGGLSTVIMNNFTPLKAYVMMILTLLYTPCIATLAAIKRETNSWKWMVFTAVYTFMLAWIIGFIIYQGGLLFGLK, encoded by the coding sequence ATGAAAGCAAGCAAAAAAAATATAGCTGTAGCAGAAAAAGCAGATGAGTTAATAGTTGCTATAGCCGGCAACCCTAACTCAGGAAAGACCAGTATATTTAATCAACTGACTGGTACTAAACAACATGTTGGCAACTGGCCTGGGGTTACGGTAGAGAAGAAAGAGGGTTATTTAAACTATAAAGACCTATCACTTAAGATAGTTGATCTTCCAGGAATATATAGTCTGGGCGCTTATTCAGAAGATGAACTTATTGCTAAAGATTTTCTCCTATCAAAAGGGACAGACCTGGTTATTAATGTAGTAGATGCTACCAATCTGGAACGAAATCTTTACTTAACAACCCAGTTATTAGAAATGGGTGTTCAGCTTATACTGGTTCTGAATATGTATGATGAAGTAAGTAAAAAGAATTTTAATATTGATATTGAAAAGCTTAGTGATTTTCTAGGTGTCCCGGTGGTAAGGACTATTGCGACAAAGGGTAAAGGCATTAATAATTTAGTGGCCAGGGCTGTAGAGGAATTCAGGAAAGATATGGCTATTAATTTTAAAATAGACTATGGAAATGATATTGAAAGGGAGATTGCTGAGATTAAGGCAATTTTGGACAGTAATCCAGGTATAAATAGAGATTATAATACACGCTACTTAGCAGTTGGAATTCTTGAACAGGATGAACACATTATAAAAGAAATTGAAAAAGAAATTACTAATTATTCAATAAACCGGATTAGAAAAAGCCTGGAAAGTATTGAGACTGAAACAGGTGAAGAAAGTGATGCCCTTATAGTTGAGAAAAAATATGCCTTTATCCATGGTCTTGTTAATGATGTGCTTAAGTTTCCCCTGATTAATAGAAATGAGATTTCCTTCAGTGACAGAATTGATAAAATAGTGACCAACCGTTTTCTGGGTTTACCAGTATTTTTTTTAATTATGTGGACTCTCTTTAAAATTACATTTACTTTAAGCAATCCTATAAGCCTTTTTATTAAAGGGTTTTTTGTATATTTAACAGATTTTCTCGAAACGTTTTTACCAAATATTGGGGGTGTTGTATTTTTAAATTCACTGTTTATTGATGGCATCATTGCTGGGGTTGGTGCTGTTTTAGTATATCTGCCGAATATTTTTCTGCTTTTTTTGTGTATTTCTATACTTGAAGATAGTGGATATATGTCCAGGGCTGCTTATGTAATGGATAAAATTATGCAGAATTTTGGTCTGCATGGCAAGTCATTTATTCCCCTTATCCTGGGATTTGGTTGTAATGTTACCGGAGTAATGGCTGCCCGTACACTGGAAAATAGGGATGATAGAGTGATTACTATTCTTATCAATAGTTTTATGTCCTGTTCAGCCAGATTACCTGTTTATATAGTTTTTGCAGCTGTTTTTTTCCCAGGGAAAGAGGGTAATGTTATTTTCTCTCTTTATGTTTTAGGAATAGTTATTGCAATATTTATGGCAAAATTCTTTAGATCTTTTCTTTTTAAGAATGAAACAGGTACATTTGTAATGGAATTACCTCCCTATAGATTACCTGGTATCAGGACTATTCTGATTCATATGTGGCAGAGGGCAAGAACTTTTATTAAAAAAGCCGGGACGATTATATTTGCTGTTGTAATTTTAATCTGGGCTCTGGCAAGTTTACCGGTAGGAGTGGCTTATGCCAGTCAGGAGAGTATGATAGGCAGAATTGCTGACTTTTTGTCTCCCGTTTTTTCGCCCCTTGGTTTGGGAAACTGGCAGGCTACTGCTTCTCTAATATTTGGTGTTTTAGCTAAGGAGGTAGTGGTTGCAGCTCTAGGAGTAGTCTATAGTGTCGGTGATGGGGGATTAAGTACAGTTATAATGAATAATTTTACCCCTTTAAAAGCCTATGTGATGATGATTCTAACATTATTATATACACCGTGTATTGCTACCCTGGCTGCTATTAAAAGAGAGACCAATTCGTGGAAGTGGATGGTCTTTACTGCTGTATATACCTTTATGCTGGCCTGGATAATTGGATTTATTATTTACCAGGGTGGTTTATTGTTTGGATTAAAATAA
- a CDS encoding metal-dependent transcriptional regulator, with protein MDKTMSLSSSMEDYLETIFLISEKEGSARVSDIARKLEIAASSVNEVVNKLSKLKLVEQEKYGPVILTKMGKDYARKISCRHKIIKNFLVNILKVEEEIAEKDACLMEHVVSSVTMERLVDFLVNTNSIDLESSCISELFQMTETKGKISPDSIASLNELVVNDSARIVKITAKGKKKKKLLEMGLIPGTHIKVKGKAPLGDPIELNVKGYNLSLRKKEAAEIYVEVE; from the coding sequence ATGGATAAGACAATGAGTCTTTCTTCATCAATGGAAGATTATTTAGAAACAATATTTTTGATTTCCGAGAAAGAGGGTTCAGCCCGTGTATCCGATATTGCCAGGAAGTTAGAGATTGCTGCCTCCAGTGTAAACGAAGTAGTTAATAAACTATCTAAATTAAAACTGGTAGAACAGGAAAAATATGGACCGGTTATCTTAACTAAAATGGGTAAGGATTATGCAAGAAAAATATCATGCCGACACAAAATTATTAAGAATTTCTTAGTTAATATTTTGAAAGTTGAAGAGGAGATTGCTGAGAAAGATGCCTGTTTAATGGAACATGTAGTTAGTTCTGTTACTATGGAACGGTTAGTTGATTTTCTGGTTAATACAAATAGTATTGATTTAGAAAGCAGTTGTATAAGTGAACTATTTCAGATGACTGAAACCAAGGGAAAAATTTCCCCAGATAGTATTGCTTCATTAAATGAGCTTGTTGTTAATGATTCTGCTAGAATTGTTAAGATTACTGCTAAAGGGAAGAAGAAAAAGAAATTGTTAGAAATGGGTTTGATTCCAGGGACACATATAAAAGTAAAGGGTAAGGCACCTTTAGGAGACCCTATTGAACTTAATGTAAAGGGATATAATTTGAGTTTGCGGAAAAAAGAAGCAGCAGAAATTTATGTAGAGGTGGAGTAA
- a CDS encoding TonB-dependent receptor plug domain-containing protein: MFRNHKRILGLVFLFLLLINFTIPIKATNQEVNSDEEKDLGEIVVTTSTKTEKKISEVPLIVEVITAEELKESNAKTVMEALNFINGVKAIQDSGSWGNNGVQLRGMGSKYTLVLVDGQRFRGGHNCVDLSTISIDMVQQIEIVKGPFSSLYGSDAMGGVINIITKKTPKKNYANLSAEAGSNNTRNTNLSGGFNKNEIGGNFSFTRQSSDGIKKEDRYNKDILNASFALDFTPQAKFEFSPYYSRLEHEYDDRVQERHGLNMKWKFEPDVFSNFYIRSSLLNYKHWTTDEGTNYKEDSTELELGYNRLLGTRHLFTIGGEYSLEERDDKGKDYEESQNIKSIFIQDEMDFTLLQVVLGTRIDSHELWGTEVCPNLGASYQINELMRVRGSVGKAFKAPTLVNLYADEWRMGPYLVHANADLEPEESLGYQLGLDYDFTKNVTLSTTLFRNDVDNLVSSRIERNGYPYDMYWENVEEALIQGAEINCRIRLSENISGTLGYTFLDTENKETGKELTDRSRDSLSFKFDWKTPYELDVQFSSIYKGESYSDDENENKVKDYSLVNVAFNKRISDNYEMYFNVDNLLGIDDIDNEPEIDGIEYYLGMVVKL, encoded by the coding sequence TTTTTTGTTTCTTTTATTAATTAATTTTACTATACCAATAAAAGCCACAAATCAAGAGGTGAATTCTGATGAAGAAAAGGACTTAGGTGAGATTGTGGTAACTACTTCTACTAAGACTGAGAAAAAAATAAGTGAAGTTCCACTGATAGTTGAGGTAATTACTGCAGAAGAATTAAAAGAGTCTAATGCCAAGACAGTTATGGAGGCATTGAATTTTATAAATGGAGTTAAGGCAATTCAAGATAGTGGGAGTTGGGGAAATAACGGTGTCCAATTACGTGGTATGGGGAGCAAATATACTTTAGTATTGGTTGATGGTCAGCGTTTCCGTGGTGGGCATAATTGTGTTGATTTATCTACAATTTCTATTGATATGGTGCAGCAGATTGAAATTGTTAAAGGGCCATTTTCTTCACTTTATGGAAGTGATGCCATGGGTGGGGTTATAAATATAATTACTAAAAAAACTCCTAAAAAAAACTATGCTAATCTTTCAGCAGAAGCAGGGTCGAACAATACCAGGAATACTAATTTAAGTGGTGGTTTTAATAAAAATGAAATTGGAGGAAATTTCAGTTTTACACGTCAAAGTTCTGATGGAATAAAAAAAGAAGATAGATATAATAAAGATATTCTAAATGCTAGTTTTGCTCTCGATTTTACTCCTCAAGCTAAGTTTGAATTTAGCCCTTATTATTCAAGATTAGAGCATGAGTATGATGATAGGGTACAAGAGAGGCATGGTTTAAATATGAAATGGAAATTTGAACCTGATGTTTTTTCAAATTTTTACATAAGGAGTTCATTGCTTAATTATAAACATTGGACAACAGATGAAGGAACAAATTATAAAGAGGATTCTACTGAATTAGAGCTAGGTTATAATAGATTGTTGGGCACCAGGCATTTGTTTACTATAGGAGGGGAATATAGTTTAGAAGAACGTGATGATAAGGGTAAAGATTATGAAGAATCCCAGAATATTAAGAGTATATTTATTCAGGACGAAATGGATTTTACACTACTACAAGTTGTTTTAGGAACCAGGATTGATAGTCATGAACTTTGGGGAACAGAGGTCTGCCCTAATTTAGGAGCATCTTATCAGATAAATGAGCTGATGAGGGTTAGAGGGTCGGTAGGTAAGGCTTTTAAAGCGCCAACTTTAGTTAATCTTTATGCAGATGAGTGGAGGATGGGTCCATATTTAGTACATGCTAATGCTGATTTAGAACCAGAAGAATCTCTTGGTTATCAGTTGGGGTTGGACTATGATTTCACCAAAAATGTAACATTAAGTACAACTTTATTTAGGAATGATGTTGATAATTTAGTTAGTTCCAGGATAGAAAGAAATGGCTATCCCTATGATATGTATTGGGAAAATGTAGAAGAGGCGTTAATTCAGGGAGCGGAAATAAATTGTCGTATCAGATTAAGTGAAAATATTAGTGGAACTTTGGGATATACTTTTCTTGATACAGAAAACAAAGAAACAGGAAAAGAATTAACTGATCGATCTAGAGATAGTCTATCTTTTAAGTTTGATTGGAAAACCCCATATGAATTAGATGTTCAATTCTCTAGTATCTATAAAGGGGAATCATATAGTGATGATGAAAATGAGAATAAAGTAAAAGATTATTCTTTAGTTAATGTTGCTTTTAATAAAAGAATTAGTGATAATTATGAAATGTACTTTAATGTTGATAATTTGCTAGGTATTGATGATATAGATAATGAACCTGAAATAGACGGTATTGAATATTACTTAGGTATGGTAGTTAAGTTATAA